A genomic segment from Gemmatimonadaceae bacterium encodes:
- the apaG gene encoding Co2+/Mg2+ efflux protein ApaG, with product MAPTRVPLFHRITDGIRITARPTFLHERSSASIGQYVFEYRIRIENCGEQSAQLRTRRWVIHDEAAGEQVVEGDGVVGEQPYLSPGDVHEYRSFCVLTCPRGWMEGSYGFLRDDGSAFDALIPRFLLHA from the coding sequence ATGGCGCCGACGCGCGTTCCGCTCTTCCACCGGATCACCGACGGTATCCGCATCACCGCGCGACCAACCTTCCTGCACGAACGCTCGAGCGCCTCGATCGGGCAGTACGTCTTCGAGTACCGCATCCGGATCGAGAACTGCGGTGAGCAGTCGGCGCAGCTGCGCACGCGCCGGTGGGTCATCCACGACGAGGCGGCGGGGGAGCAGGTGGTGGAAGGGGACGGGGTGGTAGGGGAGCAGCCGTACCTGAGCCCGGGCGACGTGCACGAGTACCGGTCGTTCTGTGTCCTCACCTGCCCGCGCGGATGGATGGAGGGATCGTATGGTTTCCTGCGCGACGACGGCTCTGCCTTTGACGCCCTCATCCCGCGCTTCCTGCTGCATGCCTAG
- a CDS encoding MBL fold metallo-hydrolase yields MSTKLRGSAAARIARIQASPRFNGRTFANTYPVSSGLKPGVERPTLRDFLCSGERRVPSAPLPLVDPRPMWKSAPATGLRVTRLGHSTLLVEIDGARILTDPVWSPRASPLAFAGPKRFHPVPVPLTALPPIDVVVLSHDHYDHLDRQAVRALARQDLPFVASLGVGTHLEGWGVPPGRITELDWWERAEVAGVTITAAPAQHFSGRGIKDRNATLWSSMHFQGARHSFFFGADSGLTPEFQEIGERLGPFDVVALEIGAYHPSWGDIHLGPVNALAARGMLGSGALLPVHWGTFNLAMHAWDEPAETILRLAPNAGVPLLMPRMGEPIEPALVERLTPWWREVGATSTDGIAADGLSRQSLEWLPD; encoded by the coding sequence ATGAGCACGAAGCTCCGTGGGTCGGCGGCCGCGCGTATTGCACGTATCCAAGCATCCCCGCGGTTCAACGGGCGGACGTTTGCCAATACGTATCCCGTCTCCAGCGGGCTCAAGCCCGGGGTCGAGCGGCCCACGTTGCGCGACTTCCTGTGCAGCGGCGAGCGGCGCGTCCCCTCGGCGCCCCTCCCACTCGTCGACCCGCGCCCCATGTGGAAGTCGGCGCCGGCCACCGGGCTGCGCGTCACCCGGCTCGGCCACTCCACGCTCCTCGTCGAGATCGACGGCGCGCGCATCCTCACCGATCCCGTCTGGAGCCCGCGTGCCTCGCCGCTCGCCTTCGCCGGCCCCAAGCGTTTTCACCCAGTGCCGGTCCCGCTCACTGCGCTCCCGCCCATCGACGTCGTCGTCCTCTCGCACGATCACTACGACCACCTGGACCGCCAGGCCGTGCGGGCGCTGGCGCGGCAGGACCTCCCGTTCGTCGCATCGTTAGGCGTGGGGACGCATCTCGAAGGTTGGGGGGTGCCGCCGGGGCGCATCACCGAACTCGACTGGTGGGAACGCGCCGAGGTTGCCGGTGTCACGATCACGGCTGCTCCCGCGCAGCACTTCTCCGGGCGCGGCATCAAGGACCGCAACGCCACCCTCTGGTCGTCGATGCACTTCCAGGGGGCGCGCCACTCGTTCTTCTTCGGCGCCGACTCCGGCCTCACCCCCGAGTTCCAGGAAATCGGCGAGCGCCTGGGACCGTTCGACGTCGTGGCGCTGGAGATCGGCGCCTATCATCCGTCGTGGGGCGACATTCACCTGGGGCCGGTGAACGCGCTCGCCGCGCGCGGCATGCTGGGGAGCGGGGCGCTCCTCCCCGTTCACTGGGGAACGTTCAACCTCGCCATGCACGCGTGGGACGAGCCCGCGGAGACCATCCTGCGCCTGGCCCCCAACGCCGGTGTGCCACTGCTGATGCCGCGCATGGGCGAGCCCATCGAACCGGCGCTGGTGGAGCGGCTCACCCCGTGGTGGCGCGAGGTTGGCGCCACCAGCACCGACGGAATTGCTGCTGACGGGCTCTCGCGCCAGTCGCTGGAGTGGCTCCCGGACTGA
- a CDS encoding ATP-dependent 6-phosphofructokinase — protein sequence MSGSKGTIGILTGGGDVPGLNPAIRAITIRALREGYRVIGIRRGWAGLVDYNREKGADNSDNIQVLSEAIVNRAGRTGGTFLHTSRTRPSHLPLERVPAHLTGYSEKINDVTPDILKNLEDMGIDTLIPIGGDDTLSYGKRLHDAGVNVVAIPKTMDNDVYGTDYCIGFSTCVTRTIELTHALRTSAGSHERYLVIEVFGRYAGFTALLPTMAGAADRCVIPEHAVDVELLAELLTYDRNRHPSRYAVVLVSEGAQLATHEGMSFEGNEADMFGHRKLGGVGDKVAAALKELSPKYNNGRRIDVVSQRLGYLVRSGDPDALDSIVPMAFGNLALDLILKKRFGRLVSIHRGFYDSVHIGSVTSEKKVVDVPKYYETTRLRPIYDFDSAPLFIMTSD from the coding sequence ATGTCGGGCTCGAAGGGGACGATCGGTATCCTCACTGGCGGGGGCGATGTCCCCGGCCTCAATCCGGCCATTCGCGCCATCACCATCCGCGCCCTGCGCGAGGGCTACCGCGTGATCGGCATCCGGCGCGGATGGGCCGGACTCGTCGACTACAACCGCGAGAAGGGGGCCGACAACAGCGACAACATCCAGGTGCTGAGCGAGGCGATCGTCAACCGTGCCGGCCGTACCGGCGGGACCTTCCTGCACACCTCGCGCACGCGCCCGTCGCACCTCCCGCTCGAGCGCGTCCCCGCGCACCTGACGGGCTACAGCGAGAAGATCAACGACGTCACCCCCGACATCCTCAAGAACCTCGAGGACATGGGGATCGACACGCTCATCCCCATCGGGGGCGATGATACGCTCTCCTATGGCAAGCGCTTGCACGACGCGGGTGTAAACGTTGTCGCTATCCCCAAGACGATGGACAACGACGTCTACGGGACCGACTACTGCATCGGCTTCTCGACCTGCGTCACGCGCACGATCGAGCTCACGCACGCGCTCCGCACCTCGGCGGGTTCGCACGAGCGCTACCTCGTGATCGAGGTCTTTGGTCGTTATGCGGGGTTCACCGCCCTCCTCCCCACCATGGCCGGCGCGGCCGATCGCTGCGTGATCCCCGAGCACGCGGTCGACGTCGAACTCCTGGCCGAGCTGCTCACGTACGACCGCAATCGCCACCCGTCGCGGTATGCGGTCGTGCTCGTCTCCGAAGGGGCGCAGCTGGCGACGCATGAGGGGATGAGCTTCGAGGGGAACGAGGCCGACATGTTCGGCCATCGCAAGCTGGGCGGCGTGGGCGACAAGGTCGCTGCCGCGCTCAAGGAGCTCTCCCCCAAGTACAACAACGGGCGCCGTATCGACGTGGTCTCGCAGCGCCTGGGCTATCTCGTCCGCTCCGGCGACCCCGACGCGCTCGACTCGATTGTCCCGATGGCGTTCGGCAACCTCGCCCTCGACCTCATCCTCAAGAAGCGATTTGGGAGGCTGGTCTCGATCCACCGCGGCTTCTACGACAGCGTCCACATCGGGAGCGTGACGTCGGAGAAGAAGGTGGTCGACGTTCCCAAGTATTACGAGACGACGCGCCTGCGCCCCATCTACGACTTCGACAGCGCGCCGCTGTTCATCATGACGAGCGACTGA